The Candidatus Manganitrophaceae bacterium genome segment ATTATCACTTCACCGTCTATGCGCTCGATGTTCCGTCGTTGAAGCTGCCGGAAAAATTCAACGGGCCCGACGCGCTCAAAGCGATCGAGGGTCATGTCCTCGACAAGGCGACGCTCGTCGGGACCTATGCGCTCCATCCGAATCCTCGGGAGTAGTTTAGGTAGTTTAGAATGATGCGCCTCCGCTGGACCCAGGGTGGAGAGGAGGAGATCCGCATATTAAACGGCTGAGGTCCGGTGGTCCGACGCAGTCGTTTCCGCTGATGGACTTGGCGGCGAAGGCCGCGTAGCCCCTTTACGGAGCGGTGCGCTGATTATTTTATTATAGATATAGATCAAGGGAGATGGAATGGGGCGTTGCCCCAAACCCCACCGTGGGGGCGCCTCGTCGCGCCCCCTCCGGCTTCCCCAGACGCCGGGGGTAAAACCCCCTGGCCCCCCTGCGGCCGAACTCGGCGCGACCGCACAAAGAAGTGCGGACTGCGCCTCAGACAGGCGCCCTGTAAAGGTCGATGGAACGTTTGATCAAAAACGCAGCAGAGTAGCGGGCACGGGACGCCCATGCCGCGCAGGCGCTTACTCTTTTTCTTAGACTTAGGTTATCCTCTCGGTGGCGTGCTGTGTCGGAGCGCAAGGGCCCCACTGGGGATGGGGTGAAACCCCACGACCTTGAGGCGTCTCCCCCATAAGAAGACGACTTTGTGTAGGTATTAGAAAGCCGGCGAGAGTACCGGTGCAGGAGAAAAGATGGCGGCTGAACCCTCACTTCGGATTGACGTCTGGAGCGACTATGTCTGTCCGTTCTGCTACCTCGAGCTCCCGGTGCTGGATCGGCTGCAGGAGACATTCGGGGATGCCCTTCAAATTCGATGGCGCGCCTTCGAGCTGCGCCCCGAGCCGGTCCCGACCCTCGATCCGGCCGGGGACTATTTGCGTACGACCTGGGCCCGCTCGGTCTACCCCATGGCGGAGGAGCGCGGGCTGCGCCTCCGGCTGCCGCCGGTGCAGCCCCGCAGCCGAAAAGCGCTCGAAGCGGCGGCGCACGCGGCCGTTGAAGGCGCTTTCGATCCGATGCACCGCGCGATTTTCCGCGCTTTCTTCGATGAGGGGCGTGACATTGGACAGACCGAGGTCTTTCTCGACCTCGCCGACTCGGTCGGATTGAAGCGGGAGCCGCTTCGGAGCGCGCTGGAAGCGGGCCGCCATACCGACTCGGTCTTACAAGATCAAAAACGGGCGGAGGAACTCGGGATCGCTGCGGTGCCGACCCTTCTTATCCGGAGGGCCGAAGTGCCTTTACACGAGGCGATCCCGCTGAGAGGCGCCCTTGCATATCGGCAGGCGCATGCCGCCGTCGAATCGTTGCTGTAGAAAGAGGACCTTTCCTGAGAATCACCTGATCGATTTGTGTTATAGAAAAGGAGAGCCGATGGATTTGGGGCTTCGGGGAAAACGGGCCTTGGTAACCGGGTCAACCGCCGGGATCGGGTTTGCCGCGGCGCGTCTGCTCGCCGCGGAGGCGCTGCGGTGGTCGTGAACGGCCGGACCGCATCCCGCGTGCAGGCGGCGGTCCGGCAGATCCGAGAGGCAGCGCCCAAAGCCGACGTTCGAGGGATCGCCGCCGACCTCGGTACGGCGGCGGGATGTGAGACGCTGATTGTCCAGGCGCCGGAGCTCGACATCCTCGTCAACAATGTCGGGATCTTCGAGCCGAAGCCGTTTCCGGAGATCTCCGATGCCGATTGGCTTCGATTCTTCGAGACCAACGTCCTGAGCGGGGTCCGCCTCTCACGGCATTATCTCACCGGGATGCATGCGCGGAATTGGGGCCGGATCGTCTTCATCTCGAGCGAGTCGGCGGTTCAGATTCCGGCCGAGATGATCCATTACGGGATGACGAAGACCGCTCAGCTCGCCGTGGCGCGCGGGCTGGCCGAGACGACGGTCGGGACCGGCATCACCGTCAACAGCGTCCTCCCCGGCCCGACCGCCTCGGAAGGGGTCGGCACCTTCGTCACGCAGATGGCGGCGGCGCGCGGGGTCGACTTCAAAACGATGGAGCGGGAATTCTTCGAGAGCGCCCGCCCCTCCTCGCTTCTCAAACGGTTTGCCACCCCGGAGGAGGTCGCCGCGATGATCGTCTACGTCTGCAGCGTGCCGGCCTCCGCGACCAACGGCGCCGCGCTCCGGGTCGACGGCGGTGTCGTCCGATCGATCTTTTAAAGATTCCGCCGATCAGATCGGTGGAGGCCGTTAGGGTGTTTGTGCCGGAAGCTTACGTTTTCAGCAAGCCTCGGGTCGAAAGCGATCGCCGTTTTGCAGCGGAGGCCATTGCCGAAGGAATCGATGATATCACCCTCGGGTGAAAGCGAAGATGAATTGCGGATACGCTCTTTATCGTCATTCAACATGGAGAATGAAACATGGAAAACCGACCTCCTCTTCCCCCCTTTACGCTCGAGACCGCAACGGCCAAAGTGCAGGCCGCCGAAGACGGGTGGAACACGTGCGATCCGGAGCGGGTGGCGCTTGCCTACACCGAAGATTCGGCGTGGCGGAATCGGGCGGAGTTTTTCAGCGGCCGGGAAAATATAAAAGCGTTTCTGAAGCGAAAATGGGCGAAAGAACTCGACTATCGTCTAAAAAAAGAGCTCTGGAGTTTTTCCGGCAACCGAATTTCGGTTCGATTCGAATATGAATGGCACGACGACTCCGGCTTTTGGTACCGCTCTTACGGAAACGAGCAGTGGGAATTCGCCGAGAACGGCCTGATGCGAAGGCGCGAAGCGAGCATCAATGACCTTCCAATCAAAGAGAGCGAACGCAAGTTCCGGTGGGAGCGTCCACCCACCGGATAAAAACCGAATAAGGATGAGAGGTGGAAGAGAAGATGAAGGTCGTAATACAGGAAGAGACCACCGGTTGCGGTCTGGCCTGTGTGGCGACTTTGGCAAATCGAAGTTATGCGGAGGTCAAAGCGCTGGCGAACCGCATCGGGATCTTTGCCGAAGACCGACGTCTTTATTCCGACACCCATTATGTCAGGCGCCTGCTGACCGAATACCGGATTCGGATCGCGGAACAAGAGCGGCCGTTTACCTCTTGGCAGACGCTTCCGGACAAAGCCCTTCTTTCGATTAGGTATCACGTGGAACAGGGCCGGCCCTTTTGGCATTGGGTGGTCTTTGTTCGGGAAAACGGAACATCGGTTGTTCTCGATCCCGCAAAATATTTGTCGAATCATCAGAGAACCGATTTCGATCAGATGCAGCCGAAGTGGTTCATTGAGATCGAAGATCGATAGCCCTCGCCGCCGGAGACCCCGCCGCACAGGATTTCGAGAACGCCCTTCTCATTTGCAATTTTCCCTCCCTCTGAATTAAGATAACGCATTCATCAGGCTCATTTTCACAGAACAAACTGTTCTTTTAATGCGAATGCCCATATAAGGAGGGGTCTCAATGGCTGACAAAAAGATCATCGCAGTGGTCGGCGCCACCGGGGCGCAGGGGGGCGGGTTGGTCCGCGCCATTTTAAACGACAAGAGCGGCGCCTTTGCGGCGCGCGCGATCACCCGAAACGTCAATTCCGATAAGGCGAAAGCGTTGGCACAACAGGGGGTCGAGGTCGTCGCAGCCGATATCGACGATGTAGAGAGTCTCAAGAAGGCGTTCAACGGCGCCTATGGCGCCTTCTGCGTGACCAATTTCTGGGAGCACTTTTCGGCGGAAAAAGAGGTGACCCAGGCCAAGAACATGGCGGAGGCGGCGAAGCAGGCCGGCGTTCAACATGTGATCTGGTCGACCCTCGAAGACACCCGCAAGTGGGTGCCGCTCTCCGATAACCGGATGCCGACCCTCCATGGTAAATACAAAGTGCCTCACTTTGATGGCAAAGGGGAAGCCGATCCGCTCTTCTCCAAGGCCGGAGCGCCGACGACCCTGCTGCTGACGTCGTTCTACTGGGACAATCTGATCTACTTCGGGATGGGCCCGAAGAAAGGCCCGGACGGCAAGCTCGCCCTCACGATGCCGATGGGCGACAAGAAGCTTCCGGGGATCGCCGCTGAAGATATCGGCAAGTGCGCCCTCGGCATCTTCAAGAAAGGCCGGGAGTACATCGGCAAGACGGTCGGGATCGCCGGTGAGCATTTGACAGGCGCCCAGATGGCCGCTTCCCTCACCAAAGCGCTCGGCCAAGCGGTCCGCTATAACGATGTGCCGCCGGAAGTTTATCGAAGCTTCGGTTTCCCGGGGGCCGACGATCTCGGAAACATGTTCCAGTTCAAGCGCGATTTCAACGACGACTTCTGCCGCGCGCGCAACCTCGACGTCGCCCGTTCCCTGAACCCTTCGCTGCAAACATTCGACCAGTGGCTTGCGCAAAATAAGAGCCGCATTCCGTTGGAGTAAAGATCCTCCCCGGCCGCCCGCAAGGGCGGCCGGTCCTCTAAGAAACGCCGTCAAGAAAGGTGTTGATCGGCCGGATCGATCCCTTATCCCCGGCCTGTCTTAAAGCGCCTGGCGGTCGGGCTTAAAGAGACCGAGGGGTTTCACCCGCCGTTGGCCGAGCGTCCCAAGCGTGGCGGCGCTCGGTATTCTCCTCTCCGGGGAGCCGCGCGATGCCGGTCTAATCCCTCAATATTTTTTTGATGGTTGTCGGAATGATTGACCTCAAGCTAACCGCCGCCCGTGCAGGCCGCACGTCGTCATGCCGCTGAAGCATTCCATCGACCCGGCGCATTCGTCGTCCCCGAAGCGCCCTCTTGGTTCCTTACCGCTAAATCTTGTAAAATAGAATTAATGCGCTACTATGCCCTCGCGACCGACTATGATGGAACGCTTGCCACCGATGGCCGGGTGGACGAATCGACCTTGGACGCCCTCAAGCGGTTGCGGAACTCCGGCCGGCGGTTGATCCTCGTGACCGGCCGTGAATTAGAGGACCTCCTCCGCGCCTTTCCCCAGATCGACCTCTTTGAGCGGGTGGTGGCCGAGAACGGCGCCCTTCTCTATCGTCCCGCGACGCGCGAGACAAAACTGCTTGCCGCGCCCCCTCCGGAGCGGTTTGCCCAGACCCTTCGCGATCGCGGGGTGGCGCCCCTCTCCGTCGGACGGGTGGTCGTCGCGACCTGGACGCCGCATGAAAAAAGGGTCCTCGATGTGATCCGCGAGCTCGGGCTCGAACTCCAGGTGATCTTCAACAAAGGGGCGGTGATGGTCCTCCCCTCCGGGGTGAACAAGGCGACCGGATTTGCCGCGGCCCTCGACGAACTCGGATTGTCGCCGCACAACGCGGTGGGTGTGGGCGATGCCGAGAACGACCACGCTTTTTTAAATCTCTGCGAGTGTTCGGTGGCGGTCGCCAATGCCCTTCCGGCGTTGAAGGAGCAGGCCGACTGGATCACTTCGGGAAGCCGCGGCGCGGGGGTGACGGAGCTGATCGACCGACTCCTCGCCTCCGACCTGGCGGAGCTGCCGCTGCAGCGGCACGAGGTTGTTCTCGGCCGCCGGGTCGATGAAGCGGAGGTTCGCCTCAAGCCGTATGGCGCCAGTGTGCTCATCGCCGGCACCTCGGGCGGCGGGAAATCGACCCTGGCGACCGGTTTTCTCGAACGGCTCTCGGAGCAGGGATACCAATTTTGCATTATCGATCCGGAAGGAGATTATCAGAACTTCGAGAGGGCCGTGGTGTTGGGGAATCCTTCCCGGGCGCCCACCGTGGAAGAGGCGACGCAGCTCCTTGAGAAGCCGAATCAGAATGCGGTGATCAATCTTTTGGGAGTCGCGCGGGAGAGTCGGCCTTCCTACTTTGAAGGGCTTCTCGCCGCGATCATGGCGTTGAGGGCCCGGACCGGCCGGCCCCATTGGATTGTCATCGACGAAACCCACCACCTTCTCCCCTCCAGTTGGGCCCCTGCCCTCCTGACTGTTCCGAAGGAGCTCCAGGGATTTTTGCTGATCACCGTCCATCCGGACCATGTCGCGCCTGCTGTTCTTACCTCGGTCGATCTGGTCATCGCGATCGGATCGACGCCCCAGGAGACCTTCCGCGCCTTCAGCGAGACGCTCGGGGAGCGGACGCCGTCAGTCCCCTCGGCGCCCCTTCAGCGGGGCGAGGCGATCGCCTGGTGGCGGCGGACGACGTCCGAGCCGTTCTGGTTCCGCAGCATCCCTCCCCGGATGGAGCGGCTCCGCCATCTTCGGAAATATGCCGAGGGGGAGCTTCCCCCCGACCGCAGCTTTTACTTCCGGGGACCGAACGGCAAGTTGAATCTGCGCGCCCAGAATCTGATCTTCTTTCTGCAGTTGGCGGAAGGGATCGACGACGAGACCTGGCTTTATCACCTTCGACGGGGAGACTACTCGCGCTGGTTCCGCCAGATGATCAAGGATGATCAGCTCGCCGCCGATGCGGCGGGCGTTGAGGCCGCGGGCGACCTCACCGCAAAAGAGAGCCGCGCCCGCATTCGGGAGAAGGTCGAAGCGCGGTATACTCTCCCGGCATAGGTCGGCCCCGGCGGCCTGCATCGCGTCAATCTTAAAACTTAAAAACCGATTTACAGAGAGGGAACCATGGATCCCGCGCACGGTTGGAAAGCACTCCTTATTCCGGATGCCCCTCTCCTTGAAATGGTGGTCCGCGGCTCGGTGATGTATCTCGGGCTCTTTGTCCTCCTTCGGGTCGTTCTCAAACGGCAGACCGGCACGCTCGGGATGACCGATCTCCTATTGATCACGCTCCTGGCCGACGCATCCCAAAACGCCATGGCGGGAGAGTATCGATCCCTCCCCAATGGGCTGGTCTTGGTCTCGACGATCCTTTTTTGGAATTATTTCCTCGACTGGCTCTCCTTCCACTCGCCGCGGGTGCGCCGTTGGATCGAGCCGCCGCCCCTGCTGCTGATTCAAGACGGGAAACTCTTGCGGCACAACATGAAGCGCGAATTGATCTCTAAAGACGAGCTGATGGGCCAGCTCCGGGAGCAGGGAATCAGTGATTTAGTGAAGGTTAAGAAGGCCTACATTGAGGGAGATGGACGAATCAGCGTCATCCAGCAGGAGGAGGATCTGCAGGGGGCCCGGGAGAGGAAGCCGATCTGAGAGGGTCGGACGTAATCAGGGTCACATCCTCAACGCGGCGGTCTTGATATAGTGATCAGACGTTCCGTGCAGCGTCGGACCGTTCGCGATCAAGGGTGGATGACAGGTCTCCTATGTATAAATTGTATCGGCCAAAACGTTCTCAATGGCGGATCGACTTTATTCGATGGCCGATCGTCTTCATATTGTGCTTCACCCTCATCGGCTGCGCATCGCACCCGGCGAAGACGAAGCCCCATCCTTCCCAGCCCCTTCCGTCCGACCTCTCAAAGATGCGGATCGCGCTGGAGAAATATCAAGATCCAATCGTCGCGGTTCGCGACGGATATCTCTCGATGGTCGGCTGCATCGAGTCTCCCTCCGGCGGGGTCGGCGTCCGATTCCTCAACACCAGCCTCATGAGCAGCGCGGCCAACCCCGATTACCCGCCGATTCTGATTTATGAGCCGAAGGGAGAGCGCCTCGAGCTCGTTGCGGCGGAGTGGCTGATCCCGGTGGCGATGGGGATCGGCGAGCCGCCCAAGCTGTTGGGAAAGCCGCTCGACGGACCGATGGAGGGGCTGCATCCGCTGATGCCAAAGGAGATGGTCCACTACGATCTCCGGGTGTGGCTCTTCAAAGAAAATCCCGCCGGTCTCTACAGCCCGACGAACCCCGAAGTCACCTGTCCGCGAAAACTGGCTTATCGCTTCCAGGAAAAGCCCCCTCGGCGGGTCAACAAGCGCCCTTCCTAACCGCAACCGATCCACGCAAGGAATCCGATAGACCGGATATTGACTCCCTCTTGGAATTGGCATATACAAGAAGGCCAGGACGCCTTGGCTTCGGCTGTCCGATGCAGCGATCCAAGAGGCCGTGTGCACGGTCGGATGAAATTATAAGAGCGGCAAGCCGGATTCGTCGGATTCACCGCTCCGGCGCTTCCTTCTCTGCACGGCGAACGACCATTTAAAAAACCGAAATAAATAAAATATAGATCATGCCGATGATGGCACAGGAGAAAGATCAAAATGGCCGATTCAATCTATGACTTTCAAGCCCGTACGATTACCGGAGAGGAGATCTCGCTCGATCAGTATAAAAACAAGACCCTCTTAATCGTCAATACCGCCAGCGCATGCGGCTACACGCCGCAATATGCCGGGCTGGAGGCGCTCTATCGGAAATACCAAGAACGCGGTTTTGCGGTGCTCGGTTTTCCGTGTAATCAATTCGGCCAGCAGGAGCCGGGGACGGAGGGGGAGATTCAGACGTTCTGCCAACGAAATTACGGTGTCACCTTCCCGATGTTCGCCAAGATCGATGTAAACGGCGACCAGGCCCATCCCCTTTTCAACTACCTGAAGAGCGCGCTTCCGGGAATCCTCAACACCGAGCCGATTAAATGGAACTTCACGAAGTTCTTAATCGACAAGAATGGAAAACCGGTCGAGCGCTTCGCGCCGGGGACCAAACCCGAATCGATCGAAAAGACGGTGGAGAAACTTCTTTAATTAGAACGGAAGAAGCGGTTCAGAAACGAAGCCGCTCCGCAGAGGGGCGATGCCGCAGAGGAGCGAGATGAGAAAAACCATCATTGGGGTGATGGGTCCGGGAGAGCGGGCGCACGAAGAGGATATCCGGAATGCCTATGCGCTCGGACGGCTCATTGCGCAAGAGGGATGGGTCCTCCTGACGGGAGGGCGCAACTCCGGGGTGATGGACGCGGCCAACCGCGGGGCGAAAGAGGCCGACGGCTTGACGATTGGGATTCTGCCGACGCGAGACCGAACCATGATCTCCGCTGCAGTCGATATTCCGATTCTGACCGAAATGGGGAGCGCCCGGAACAATATTAACGTCCTGACCAGCGATCTGATCATCGCATGCGGAATGGGCACCGGAACCGCCTCCGAGGTGGCGCTGGCGCTCAAAGCGGGGAAGCCGGTCATTCTGATCACGAAGGATGAAGAAGCAAAACGGTTCTTCCTCCACCTCCGTCCTGAAAAGGTCTTCGTTGCGCAAGACCCCGCTGCCGCCCTGAAACAGGCGGTGCAGCTCCTCTCTTATTCCAAGCGATAACGAACGCTACTTTCCGCCATGAAGCGATCGGTGAGACGGTCCATTCTGTCGCGGCGCCGATGCATCGCGAGGGGGGATAGTTGGGCCCGGTCGAGAGGCCGGCACCTCGGTCCGGGGGGGGCGCTCCATATGGGAGATCGGATGTGGAGGAAGGGACCGATACTCGATCACTTCTCTTCGGCCCGAACGGACCGGTTGGCCCGGTGAGCCTGAATAGACCGGCCGCTGAAGCACGTCGGGCATCCGTTTGTTTGGAGGGGGCGCCGGGCGCCGTGTTCCCCCCTGCGGCGGCGCTGGAAGCGTCGGCGGGGTTTCTCCGATG includes the following:
- a CDS encoding DsbA family protein encodes the protein MAAEPSLRIDVWSDYVCPFCYLELPVLDRLQETFGDALQIRWRAFELRPEPVPTLDPAGDYLRTTWARSVYPMAEERGLRLRLPPVQPRSRKALEAAAHAAVEGAFDPMHRAIFRAFFDEGRDIGQTEVFLDLADSVGLKREPLRSALEAGRHTDSVLQDQKRAEELGIAAVPTLLIRRAEVPLHEAIPLRGALAYRQAHAAVESLL
- a CDS encoding nuclear transport factor 2 family protein; amino-acid sequence: MENRPPLPPFTLETATAKVQAAEDGWNTCDPERVALAYTEDSAWRNRAEFFSGRENIKAFLKRKWAKELDYRLKKELWSFSGNRISVRFEYEWHDDSGFWYRSYGNEQWEFAENGLMRRREASINDLPIKESERKFRWERPPTG
- a CDS encoding NmrA/HSCARG family protein produces the protein MADKKIIAVVGATGAQGGGLVRAILNDKSGAFAARAITRNVNSDKAKALAQQGVEVVAADIDDVESLKKAFNGAYGAFCVTNFWEHFSAEKEVTQAKNMAEAAKQAGVQHVIWSTLEDTRKWVPLSDNRMPTLHGKYKVPHFDGKGEADPLFSKAGAPTTLLLTSFYWDNLIYFGMGPKKGPDGKLALTMPMGDKKLPGIAAEDIGKCALGIFKKGREYIGKTVGIAGEHLTGAQMAASLTKALGQAVRYNDVPPEVYRSFGFPGADDLGNMFQFKRDFNDDFCRARNLDVARSLNPSLQTFDQWLAQNKSRIPLE
- a CDS encoding HAD-IIB family hydrolase, with protein sequence MRYYALATDYDGTLATDGRVDESTLDALKRLRNSGRRLILVTGRELEDLLRAFPQIDLFERVVAENGALLYRPATRETKLLAAPPPERFAQTLRDRGVAPLSVGRVVVATWTPHEKRVLDVIRELGLELQVIFNKGAVMVLPSGVNKATGFAAALDELGLSPHNAVGVGDAENDHAFLNLCECSVAVANALPALKEQADWITSGSRGAGVTELIDRLLASDLAELPLQRHEVVLGRRVDEAEVRLKPYGASVLIAGTSGGGKSTLATGFLERLSEQGYQFCIIDPEGDYQNFERAVVLGNPSRAPTVEEATQLLEKPNQNAVINLLGVARESRPSYFEGLLAAIMALRARTGRPHWIVIDETHHLLPSSWAPALLTVPKELQGFLLITVHPDHVAPAVLTSVDLVIAIGSTPQETFRAFSETLGERTPSVPSAPLQRGEAIAWWRRTTSEPFWFRSIPPRMERLRHLRKYAEGELPPDRSFYFRGPNGKLNLRAQNLIFFLQLAEGIDDETWLYHLRRGDYSRWFRQMIKDDQLAADAAGVEAAGDLTAKESRARIREKVEARYTLPA
- a CDS encoding DUF421 domain-containing protein is translated as MDPAHGWKALLIPDAPLLEMVVRGSVMYLGLFVLLRVVLKRQTGTLGMTDLLLITLLADASQNAMAGEYRSLPNGLVLVSTILFWNYFLDWLSFHSPRVRRWIEPPPLLLIQDGKLLRHNMKRELISKDELMGQLREQGISDLVKVKKAYIEGDGRISVIQQEEDLQGARERKPI
- a CDS encoding glutathione peroxidase; this translates as MADSIYDFQARTITGEEISLDQYKNKTLLIVNTASACGYTPQYAGLEALYRKYQERGFAVLGFPCNQFGQQEPGTEGEIQTFCQRNYGVTFPMFAKIDVNGDQAHPLFNYLKSALPGILNTEPIKWNFTKFLIDKNGKPVERFAPGTKPESIEKTVEKLL
- a CDS encoding TIGR00725 family protein encodes the protein MRKTIIGVMGPGERAHEEDIRNAYALGRLIAQEGWVLLTGGRNSGVMDAANRGAKEADGLTIGILPTRDRTMISAAVDIPILTEMGSARNNINVLTSDLIIACGMGTGTASEVALALKAGKPVILITKDEEAKRFFLHLRPEKVFVAQDPAAALKQAVQLLSYSKR